A genomic stretch from Aedes albopictus strain Foshan chromosome 2, AalbF5, whole genome shotgun sequence includes:
- the LOC109428452 gene encoding uncharacterized protein LOC109428452, whose product MTKARIMSKGVDYRTLAARGSPSRDVHNFKIPSRKARFKLALILISILLVFLYSISLPAWLYSGGTGNPYWEEAFITKDDEQHFNYNSSYFVNTVGCKMPSLPIVDEHVQKFLQKVEPLNCTPALIQSDRSSIWFQLTEEDIEKHYELGNASMIQCCYRPFERKSNSNVRIVGQEICFEYGERVEVMDEFIAVICTHPAKQQEVFYRDYFAFVPLKPAIEERCENTRNELNARFGGEDEKLSMMILGIDSVSRLNFHRQMNLTAEMVIERLRGVELFGYNKVGDNTYPNLVPVLTGLDVDELSAACLPNSNSTFDLCPFIWKKFGAAGYRTFYAEDSSTMETFNYLKKGFRDQPTDYYLRSFFRQADSSIGYNKKVNAKLCLGGRNPTQILVEYARKVVSAMKNRLSFSLLWACTMTHDLLNYPSLVDADYRSLLEHMEQEGFLNKSAVILLSDHGIRWGNYRNTYQGMMEERQPFLYILLPTWFQHRYPSAYRNLRKNRQQLTSHFDLYETLKDLSNPSLLSQSAIKLRSFELLDTKPVPRGISLFLPISPTRNCEDAGIAPHWCTCHDHRPIVTNDYRVVSVARYTVNHLNQMLKKYPQCSTLHLYSIEDASLGISTEEIISKKPINQFSDISVRFLTRPGEAEFEATVRIDSFNRSSLTGSVSRTNLYGKQSYCVDDYRMKLYCFCTR is encoded by the exons AATCATGTCCAAGGGAGTCGACTACCGCACGCTCGCAGCAAGAGGCAGTCCATCGAGGGATGTTCACAACTTCAAAATCCCTTCGAGGAAAGCACGATTCAAACTGGCCCTGATATTGATCAGCATTCTCCTGGTGTTCCTCTACAGTATCAGCTTGCCGGCATGGCTCTACAGTGGAGGAACGGGAAACCCGTATTGGGAGGAAGCCTTCATCACCAAGGATGATGAACAGCACTTCAACTACAACAGTTCCTACTTTGTGAACACGGTGGGCTGCAAAATGCCCAGTCTTCCGATCGTAGACGAACAcgtgcagaagttcctccagaaggttGAGCCCTTGAACTGCACCCCGGCTCTGATCCAAAGCGATAGAAGCTCCATCTGGTTTCAGCTGACCGAGGAAGACATCGAAAAGCACTACGAGCTCGGGAATGCCAGCATGATCCAGTGCTGTTACCGTCCGTTTGAGCGTAAGTCCAACAGCAATGTGAGGATCGTCGGACAAGAGATATGCTTCGAGTACGGCGAACGGGTCGAGGTCATGGACGAGTTCATAGCAGTTATCTGCACGCATCCTGCCAAGCAGCAAGAAGTGTTCTATAGGGATTATTTCGCGTTTGTACCGCTGAAACCGGCCATTGAAGAGCGTTGTGAAAATACTAGGAACGAGTTGAATGCAAGGTTCGGCGGTGAGGACGAGAAGCTCAGCATGATGATCTTGGGTATTGACAGTGTGTCCCGGCTGAACTTCCATCGTCAGATGAATCTCACCGCGGAAATGGTGATCGAGCGATTGAGAG GTGTTGAGCTGTTTGGCTACAACAAAGTCGGCGACAATACGTATCCTAACTTGGTTCCGGTTCTCACCGGTCTCGATGTAGACGAGCTGTCAGCGGCATGCCTTCCAAATTCCAACAGCACATTCGATCTGTGCCCTTTCATTTGGAAGAAGTTCGGAGCGGCAGGTTACCGAACCTTCTACGCCGAAGACAGCAGCACGATGGAGACCTTCAACTACCTGAAGAAAGGTTTCCGCGATCAACCTACGGACTACtatttgagaagtttcttcagacagGCCGACTCTTCCATAGGTTACAATAAGAAAGTTAACGCCAAGCTCTGCTTGGGTGGTCGTAACCCCACTCAGATATTGGTAGAGTACGCTCGAAAAGTAGTgtcagctatgaaaaaccgtctAAGCTTTTCGTTGCTTTGGGCGTGTACCATGACTCATGATCTACTAAACTACCCTTCGTTAGTCGATGCAGACTATCGAAGCCTGCTGGAGCACATGGAACAAGAAGGCTTTTTGAATAAGTCAGCCGTAATTCTTCTCAGCGATCACGGAATACGATGGGGTAACTACAGAAACACATATCAAGGCATGATGGAAGAGCGACAGCCATTTCTCTACATTCTTCTACCAACATGGTTCCAGCATCGATATCCGTCAGCATACCGTAACCTTCGAAAAAACAGGCAGCAGTTAACATCGCACTTTGATCTATACGAAACTCTCAAAGACCTGTCCAATCCATCTCTGCTGTCACAATCGGCGATCAAGTTGCGATCGTTCGAACTTCTCGATACGAAACCGGTCCCCAGAGGAATCAGCCTATTTCTACCAATCTCTCCAACGAGGAACTGCGAAGACGCCGGCATAGCTCCGCATTGGTGCACTTGTCACGATCACAGGCCGATCGTGACCAACGACTATCGGGTGGTTTCCGTTGCCCGATACACCGTGAATCACCtcaaccaaatgctcaaaaagtatcctcagtgtagtacACTCCATCTGTACTCGATCGAGGATGCCAGCCTTGGGATATCCACGGAGGAGATCATATCGAAGAAACCGATCAACCAGTTCAGCGACATTAGCGTTCGGTTTCTCACTAGACCGGGCGAAGCGGAGTTCGAGGCCACGGTTCGGATCGACTCGTTCAACCGGAGTTCGCTGACGGGAAGCGTCAGCCGGACGAATCTCTACGGCAAGCAGAGCTACTGCGTGGACGATTACCGGATGAAGCTTTACTGCTTTTGTACACGATAG